In Streptomyces nodosus, one DNA window encodes the following:
- a CDS encoding Pycsar system effector family protein: MTALDPAPAPATGAPADGSTARAELCERLLTELRAEIARADSKASVLVAALGMTAGVFSGLLAGRRWTPVSLSGPGNALWWAGALSLALSLFALLLAVLPRYRTRTWEPGRTLSYFGDIHQAVRQGHLESALADTERHPTEALTGALAETSRIAAQKHRWIRVGLVAFCAGTVLLPASLLIG, from the coding sequence ATGACCGCCCTCGATCCCGCACCCGCCCCGGCCACCGGCGCTCCGGCCGACGGCTCCACGGCACGCGCCGAGCTCTGTGAGCGGCTCCTCACCGAACTGCGCGCCGAGATCGCCCGCGCCGACAGCAAGGCATCGGTCCTGGTCGCCGCCCTCGGCATGACCGCCGGTGTCTTCAGCGGTCTGCTCGCCGGACGGAGGTGGACCCCGGTCTCGCTCTCCGGACCGGGCAACGCCCTGTGGTGGGCCGGGGCCCTCTCCCTCGCGCTGTCGCTGTTCGCCCTGCTGCTGGCCGTGCTGCCGCGCTACCGCACCAGGACATGGGAACCGGGCCGGACCCTGTCCTACTTCGGAGACATCCACCAGGCCGTCCGGCAGGGGCATCTGGAGAGCGCGCTCGCCGACACCGAGCGCCACCCCACGGAGGCCCTGACCGGAGCACTCGCCGAGACCAGCCGGATCGCCGCCCAGAAGCACCGGTGGATCCGGGTCGGCCTCGTCGCCTTCTGCGCCGGCACGGTCCTGCTGCCCGCCTCCCTGCTGATCGGCTGA